The DNA sequence gccagctggcgccctactgagtcaatgacgtactcagggtatccacaagccattaattccctccgcacaagtgcattgtccgccatttggtcttccgctgttgtgcacacgttttttgtccgacgaagaagagagccgacaacggacctcttttgcgaagcagggtgcaccgATTTGTAGTTTAGGTAGCGGCCCGTGTGAGTGTGCTTCCTAAACACCTTGAATAACAGGTTTCGCCCTTCTCGCTGCACAAGGGTGTCCAGGAACGGCAGTTGCCCTTCAGATTCCACTTCAACGGTGAACTTGATTGCTGCTTGTATATTGTTTAGGTGAGCCGTGAAAGGGTCAAGGTTTTTCCTTTGCAAAAAACTGAAACAGTCGTCGACATATCTGAGGAAGACTTTAGGTGTCGGTGTAAACGAGGACAACGCTTGAGCTTCGATAGCCTCCATTGTTAGGTTAGCTACTGTGACGGAAATCGACGCACCCATTGCTGCTCCGTGTACTTGCCGATAAAATTTCTTCTGGAACGTGAAATACGTATTTGATAGGCAAAATTTTAGTAGCCTACCTAGGTCATGCACATCGATGGGAGATCTGCCAGGCAACGTCTGTCATCTGTCAGGCAACTCATGGTGGGTAAGCTTAAATCAGAGGGtcagaatttgggaaatagggacACTCCACAAtaggctgtgctctcacccatgctattcaatttagcaatgtccaaggttgcaagaaatctggagaaaattgagggtatacattatgtggtatatgccgacgacataaccatatggagtgccaagggtaatgtaggacagacagagaccagcttacaggaaagtttatatgttgtagagaacacactgaaagacatggggttggaATGCTCGGCCGCCAAATCAGAACTcatggtcattaaacatcgcagaaaaggtattaaaccaagaggttacattctagaagatgagccaagagtgtgcttatacattCATGAAGGATCCacaatcaggctagttgaaaaaatcaaggtCCTTgagtatcacatagacggaaacaatgctaactatagaacaatacaacatacctTGAATAAAACAGATGAGGTCATTaagttactaaggagaattaccaatagacacagaggcttaggagaagacagcgctttgaggctaatacacgcctttgctctctgtcacttcacttatgtggctgtattattcaaatggaagcaggtagaacttaacaaacttcatgtgatgctcaggaagctcgttaaagtagcccacCCAGaaacgctgcaaccgacaaactcatgagtctaggggtgcacaacacaatggaagaaatcgcggaggcccaacagctagcacaacacgaaagattgacaaaatcatgagctggcaggaacatattacagcaATAGGTGCAggactgaatacatcaaggagcccaatagaggctgaattagaattaaggactgacgttaggaacaagatcagaaccaagcCTCTCCCCTGAAACATGCATctagaatataatgtcgaaaggagaaaggcaaaagctaaagcactcttgcaggaaatagagcagcagaaccaactggcacctatagttgatgctgcctgggtgaaaggtaaagaagcatatacggccactgtctcaaattatcaagggaaagtgcaagatgctatcactactTTTACCAaagaccccatggtggcggaacaagtggcaatcgctctagccatcaggagtaatatgtgggcctgcatttacagtgattcgaaatccgctataaagtttctagggaaagaggttaattaagtatatatagataaatggatatcacaagttgtgtgaagtaccctacgAATGCTAATATCATagagaacttggggttcttcattggtgaaattacttagtatgcataatgctgaattttggtcatgtgTCATCTGTCGGCCGCACTGACAATTCGCTGCAGCGCGAGatgcggatgtcgcgccaagccgatcgtgcctatgcatttgtggcgaaatgaaaatgcattgacaATCTGATTGTGCTGGCTTGTACGAAGAAAATACTTCAgggtgtttgctctgttcactgttgatgcataTGCCAGAGGTTCAGCGTATCTTTCttttggggcggggggggggcggggggggggcagggagCAGAATTATTGTGGATAGACAAATCCAGTATTTTCGTCTCAAAATGGTGCTGTAATTCTTAAGCAGTacaacaatgcagatccaatgctatGCAGAACTCGGTTTgtgtgaagatgtcatgaaccaccaaggcaaaactACATATTGGGAGAAGCGtcgtgcagatgccaatgaaaagtgggccTTTAACCcgcatgataaaaataaaaagtagaccttttgtgcagctttagagcaatggtTACACAAAACGTGATGTGCTCAAACTTGTAAAatcttgccgcaatgccaaagtaggatgagcgacatgcagcatattttggtattgaacatgtcttgtaactgctatttttattgcaagcctcgctgtcacgcctttactgaaacgtggcactgtctgtCCATTGATGTCATGATggtgatggtaacggcagcagtaggACTGGTCagtgcttgcccctttgattcctgtgagtttagtggtaaagaatacgACACATGCATACACCTGTGCTACAAAATTTAACGCTTGtggtgattttttggagagctaatttgtgtagggacatttcaaagatgtgcgccattgttgcctaataactagagcattggtgaggttaaagactgggtgtattggtacagaagcttgaagttgaaccgcaaaacaattcgacgggacacaaagagaaatacacacagcagaacgctctgcagtgtgtgttactcttctttgtgcgctgtcgaattgttgcgcgatccaacttcaaatagagcatcgggcttctttggtgcaatgtaagctattcgacaacatgccagtgccttgccacacaattatggaagtctgaaggtttgcaaacaaagttttgctttcaaatccatctgctcatgtaatacaagcactgattgaaagaaccttcatacaaaaataatggtgaaatcaatggcctttgaaaagtgtaatttgtatattgataCATGTCTGCAAACGACAAGCACATACTGCATCAAACAAATTGTCTAAATTGGCGGATGTAAATGGGTTTAAGATAAACACCAAGAAAAGTGCGTGTATACTACTTTCAAACAAAAGAGGCGTGACACCAGAGCCAGATGTCACAATCAATCGAGAGGAACTATTTGTGAGCATTGAACTGAAATTCCTGGGAATAATTCTAGACCGAAAGCTTACCTTCATCCTCTAACTTGTACCGTAAGGCAAAATGTGTGAAGACGATGAACATTTCATAAATTGTCTGCGCAACATGGCGTAGCGATAGAAAATGCCTCCTGAACTTGTACGGGAGCCTTGTCCGCTCTCACTTTGACTATGGTGCTACAATCTATCATTCTGCAAATCCAAGCGCGCTAAAAATCCTAGACCCTGTGCCCCatttaggtatccgcctagcgaccggtgctttcagaacaagccctgtAGAAAGCCTCTATGTAGAAtgaaatgagtggtcactccgtcTACAGAGGCCATATTCCAAATTCACAGATTATTTGAAAGTTAACTCGAATCATGGACACATCGTTTACACAACTGTAAACGATGTGTCCTGTGCCATACTTTTTAATAGTGGTTCCACAGCGAGGGAGCCCTTCTCACTGCGTGTTAGGAATATCAGTGAAGAAATGTGTTTCTCACTTTTAGAACACCATCTAATGCTTCCGGCGAAGCGGCCACCGtcatggcagtggcagctcgtGGAATGTGACACGTCGTTTGTTGTATTCAGTAAGCGTGCTTCTGAGGTTCACATCTGAATGTACTTCCTTGAATTTCGGTGGAAATACTGCTCTCCGGAGTTTCACACAGATGCATCAAAGTCGCAAGGCGGCGTgttttatacccctgtcacaccgGCGCTCACGAACTCCGCGTAACTCCATCTTTACGTCAAGGGAGTTGCGCTCCGTGCCACACGGCCTTCCTTGCGCCAAGGAAGTTCAATGGAGATTTTGGCGAAGGAAGTTCGGCAATGACTATTACTGCTGGATGGAGTACTCTCGTTTCCAGATAGCTACAGCTGCGAAGAAAATCGCGCTTATAAAATCATCGCAACTGGCTCTCTTACAAATTTTAGCATTGTGATTTCTTTGGCCTTCGTTTACACGCACGTAATTGGAGTTTTTAATTGATATTTAAGGACATAGCGCCTTTACCCTCTACACCAATGCTTCGCCATGCCGCATGGGGAAATGTCGTtccgccatttcgtttgtttatccGTTCGTCCCCCATCTGGAAGCAGGTGAGCTCACCGCGAACACACGCACGATTACAAAGCACAGAATCACAACTCGAAGCGCACCGGTCGAACAACGCGGACCACGCACGAAAGCAAGAGCGCAGTGTGGCCAGCATCACTTTCAACTTCACTATACTTGAAAAAGAAGTCTTACGGTAGCATATAGCAAACTCTGTTGCTGTGATTTTATTAGATTACatactgcgttaaaaaaaaactACCTTTAACGGCGACCGTACACGTGAGCAGTTGCACGCGAAAGTGAGCGCAGCAGCGCCGTTTCTGTCCTATGCGGCTTCCGTCGAAAGCACGCACTGCGCCGCGTAGCACGGCCGCAACTCCATTGCCGTAAATCTCTGCTAGGGAGTTTCATGTCAACGGAGTTCGccggtgcccgtgtgacaggggtactATGCAGCAGTCGGTCCGTCCTTTTCGTTGTCTGCAATTCTGCGTGCGCAAACAAGTGTCTTTACGGCTGTAGCCTACAGCCTATTATAGGCTGTGAAACACATCAACCAATTAAATCTAGAAAAGGCAATTATATTTACCGTCTCTCTAAGCATTGTCAAGGCTTCAGTATCGCTATAAAATCATGAAAATCGTGTAATTATTGCTTTTAATGCACTCTTGTGCGCTGTTTATGCATGCAATCAACGTGTCATAAAGTGTTGGGTGCCCGGGCACAGAGGCATACAGGGTAATGTGCTCGCCGACGAAATCGGCACATCCACAGCAACAAAAGACATAGGCGCTTCCATAGCAGTCCCCGCCATAGATTGAAacgtttcattcagaaaaaattCAGAGCCTATTGGCAACGCATGTGCAACGCCCAAACCTCTAATAAACATCATCTAATTAAGTTACAGTTAAGCACTTCCCCATGAATAATATCAGGAGAAATCGATGTTCCGTTCTGTCGACTACGAATGGGGCGTACATACAGCACACATAAACTCTTGCTGACTGGTGATCAACCTCCTACACGTAGCAGATGTGATGAAAGACTGACCGTCATCCACTTTCTTGCGGAGTGTGTGTACTGTACATTATCAGTCCAAAGGTTACGTAGTACGGCCTCTTACCAGAGGCTGCTGTTGCATTCGTTACATCTAGTATAGCGCACGCGTCCCCAAGCCCTTGCATTCAAGGGCCCTGTTGAGGCACCAAGGCTACGCCCACCTACACGTTTGATTACATGGTCCCTGCGTAACAAAACATTTATGGTCATAGCTCACATCGCTGGTCATTGTCATTGTTTTTTTACTTATATATCTTGCGCAAGTTACAGCGAATGACTTCAGGCCTATTTGCAGTCATGCTACACCCACCATTCGCAGTACATTTCCCCATTTCATAAACCATTGATTGGAAACCTATTACCGTGTGTGTGGCGCTCCTTGGACATATCTGgccccttgcgccataaaaccccatacatcctCATTCACAACAGCGTCCTCTTGCGGCGCCCTTACACTTTCCGTTACCTGGCCCTGGGATTGAACAGTTCAAGACCCAATTTGAATAGGCAAAAGGTCTAGGCCTCGTGTCTGCAGCGAAATCCTTGTCACCTGCTGTGACTGGGTCCAGAGACCATGGCTCACGGCAAAAAGAGCGCGTTACGAGGCCGAGATGCAGACAGACTATCCCAGACTAGGTGCAGTTTGTCATGGACAATAAGTTCCGCAACAAATTTCTGCTGTCACTGCACGAAGCAGGTCAGTACACGCGTGTTCTTTACACACATTATATCATGCGGTAAACCGCGCAATTTAAGCAAAAATTCGGTTTCGTATTTTTAGGCTTCTCGCAATCTTGTAAAATAATTAATGGCATAATAGACAGAGCTTTGAACAGTCAGAGAGTCCCAACTTCTTCATTTAAATTCAGGCAACCCAATCAAAACTGTTTCAGCAGATCCCGAGCAAACTCATTCCACCGTTTCCGTGTATTTGGACATGGGCTCAATTTGAGGTAAGGCTGCATGTTCGTGAAGACTTTTCGATGTTGCGCAAAACGATTTGTGGACACAAGCAGCACATTTCATCGTGCCTTGATCTCTGCAGATGAGACTGCAACGAAGCCGCACTGACACCTGCGCAAATTCTGTGAATGATGGTAACGTACCGGCGGTCCAGTTAGCGTGTAGGTCTTGCCGGCACCTGTCTGACCGTACGCCATGATCGTGCTGGCAAACCTGCGGTGGAAATCGGTACATTGAGAACTGCTATAATGGAGCCATCAAGACAGTGCTCAATTAATTTGATGCGTGCTTGTATCCCTTCCACAGGTGCACATGCTCGTTCtaagtcgtcatcatcatcataatcgcgAACGGCATTTTACATGTCTTGTTTAAAACCGGCCGGTCGAACAACCAcagtgcgcgcgcacacacacactcggCGGCACGGGCGCGCTCTTCTTCCAGCGCCGCCGGGTCGGCGGCCCGACGGCCACGGTTGCAGTCCCACCGCTACACGAGGCGTCGTTGCTCGAACGCTCGCTGCTACTTGGGAGTAAAAGCAAAAGGatagacatttgggcgagttggtacgttaacatgattttgggttctagcgcgaagtgaacacggacacagaaaggaagcagacaggacaagcgctaactcacaactaaatttttattgaaacgaagaacatatataagggcgattgcaaaaaaccgtagcatgagaacatgacaaagtaaaaagcatcagttaaacatatcagggagtatggaagtcaaagaacaaaagttatttcagattagtacacgtattgcgaaggtactcaaattcgcaatctaacagagacaacgaagcatgactgacgcaagtgtctcctaatctttttatgtggaaagcctcgataatttcccgcgtggtttggcatctatgtctagaaagaattttcgtgtcttcaaagaaaggattgcaaccacaatcgaaacaatgtgccgctaaatgtgatgcgttagggttgtttagtgaatgtttgtgttcttttagtctaatgttaatgcacctaccgctctgtccaatgtaagctttcccacacGCGAGTGGAATGTGATAAACTATACCCGTGTTGCAAGGGACTAAGGGGGACACATGTTTAACCCCGcaaatcatcttttctttttttgccttcctgttcaagtctcctatttatcaaagggcacatgctagccaacttgcgtggggccgagaaaacggtattgacgtcatacctattggccaCATTCTTTAatccatgggataatctatgtatgtagggtactacagcaaacttcgtttcttttttctgtttttcttgtttcttaccagggctttttacccattttacaagtttttcgcaggttaatgataacaaatgcacaggatagctagcctttccaagcctttctatctgttgtgaaaaactttgttgcatattgtgtggacatgacttagtaatggcagacctgagagttgaataagctatcccctgtttaacaagtttagaatgGCAAGAAGAAAATTTTAGCAGTGGCTTCTTGGCCCTAGGCGAATAATGCCAACAGACATGCTCATCCTGGAATGTTAAGCAAAGATCTAGAAACTGTAACATGTTGCCCTGGATAATCTCTAGCGTGAAACCTAGGCCCCCACCACAttccctaaaaacttttaaaatatctgtagctttcttagtgtagttatcgcgagaacaaaacaccagaTAGTCGTCTACGTATCTAAACGTATGCACCGCCAATTCCTTAAGATTATTTTGCAGTTTTCTATTAACGCGACTTAGATAAATGTCGCTCAAAACTGGCGCAACTTTAGAACCAATACAAACTCCCGATTTTTGTACAAACATAGAACTACCCCATTTTACAACAGTATTCCCtatgtaaaacaacaaaagttctaAAAACGATTCCACGGGCATCCCACAGTCCTGAGTAAACCGGAATTCATCATTGTTGAGagtcagtgcttctttaacactacACATTAGTTCCGATtgcggaagcgaataaaaaagGTCTTTAACATCAACACTGATCGCCGAGCatttacctggattattttcTGTTAGGAAGGCCACAATTTCTTCCGAATGTCTTATCAGGAAGGGGTCATTAAGACGAACTGAAGACaaaacattatgcaaaaaagttgaGACTGCGTACTGCCACGTTCCTTTTTCAGAAATAATGGCTCGAAAAGGAACTTCCGGCTTATGTGTCTTAGCACTAAAAAATATTTCGAGGTGCAGACCCTTGGAATGTTTAACTCCTGACGCGAGGCGCTCCAGACCAAATTTCTCAAGCAAATCAATTGcagtttttttcactttctttaaatTGGTAATTTTCGGaacaaaatttttgtcaataGCAGTTTTAGCCTTTTGTGCGTACAATTCttcaggaacaacaacaaagaaaccttCTTTGTCCGCAGTAACCAACCTAAGCTCATGCTTGgcgaaaaaacgcgacacaccaGTTAGGTTGTCTGACTTACAGGCCTGAGGTACAGTCCTCGCAATCACATCAACGCACTCAGTCACACACCTTGGTCGAAAGTCTTCAGTGACCCAACGTGAAATGGATCTAGACAAGCTGACCTTTTCCGGAGGTGACAGTTCAGGTTCACAGGCAAACTTTGGTCCCTTGCGCAGAGTGCTTTCGGCGGTCAACAACTCCCAGCTAACATCGAAAGCACTCTGCGCAAGGGACCAAAGTTTGCCTGTGAACCTGAACTGTCACCTCCGGAAAAGGTCAGCTTGTCTAGATCCATTTCACGTTGGGTCACTGAAGACTTTCGACCAAGGTGTGTGACTGAGTGCGTTGATGTGATTGCGAGGACTGTACCTCAGGCCTGTAAGTCAGACAACCTAACtggtgtgtcgcgttttttcgcCAAGCATGAGCTTAGGTTGGTTACTGCGGACAAAGaaggtttctttgttgttgttcctgaaGAATTGTACGCACAAAAGGCTAAAACCGCtattgacaaaaattttgttCCGAGAATTACCAatttaaagaaagtgaaaaaaactgCAATTGATTTGCTTGAGAAATTTGGTCTGGAGCGCCTCGCGTCAGGAGTTAAACATTCCAAGGGTCTGCACCTCGAAATATTTTTTAGTGCTAAGACACATAAGCCGGAAGTTCCTTTTCGAGCCATTATTTCTGAAAAAGGAACGTGGCAGTACGCAGTCtcaacttttttgcataatgttttGTCTTCAGTTCGTCTTAATGACCCCTTCCTGATAAGACATTCGGAAGAAATTGTGGCCTTCCTAACAgaaaataatccaggtaaatGCTCGGCGATCAGTGTTGATGTTAAAGACcttttttattcgcttccgcaATCGGAACTAATGTgtagtgttaaagaagcactgactCTCAACAATGATGAATTCCGGTTTACTCAGGACTGTGGGATGCCCGTGGAATCGTTTTtagaacttttgttgttttacataGGGAATACTGTTGTAAAATGGGGTAGTTCTATGTTTGTACAAAAATCGGGAGTTTGTATTGGTTCTAAAGTTGCGCCAGTTTTGAGCGACATTTATCTAAGTCGCGTTAATAGAAAACTGCAAAATAATCTTAAGGAATTGGCGGTGCATACGTTTAGATACGTAGACGACTAtctggtgttttgttctcgcgataactacactaagaaagctacagatattttaaaagtttttagggaaTGTGGTGGGGGCCTAGGTTTCACGCTAGAGATTATCCAGGGCAACATGTTACAGTTTCTAGATCTTTGCTTAACATTCCAGGATGAGCATGTCTGTTGGCATTATTCGCCTAGGGCCAAGAAGCCACTGCTAAAATTTTCTTCTTGCcattctaaacttgttaaacaggggatagcttattcaactctcaggtctgccattactaagtcatgtccacacaatatgcaacaaagtttttcacaacagatagaaaggcttggaaaggctagctatcctgtgcatttgttatcattaacctgcgaaaaacttgtaaaatgggtaaaaagccctggtaagaaacaagaaaaacagaaaaaagaaacgaagtttgctgtagtaccctacatacatagattatcccatggatTAAAGAATGtggccaataggtatgacgtcaataccgtttt is a window from the Dermacentor variabilis isolate Ectoservices chromosome 3, ASM5094787v1, whole genome shotgun sequence genome containing:
- the LOC142573775 gene encoding uncharacterized protein LOC142573775, whose product is MDLDKLTFSGGDSSGSQKVKKTAIDLLEKFGLERLASGVKHSKGLHLEIFFSAKTHKPEVPFRAIISEKGTWQYAVSTFLHNVLSSVRLNDPFLIRHSEEIVAFLTENNPGKCSAISVDVKDLFYSLPQSELMCSVKEALTLNNDEFRFTQDCGMPVESFLELLLFYIGNTVVKWGSSMFVQKSGVCIGSKVAPVLSDIYLSRVNRKLQNNLKELAVHTFRYVDDYLVFCSRDNYTKKATDILKVFRECGGGLGFTLEIIQGNMLQFLDLCLTFQDEHVCWHYSPRAKKPLLKFSSCHSKLVKQGIAYSTLRSAITKSCPHNMQQSFSQQIERLGKASYPVHLLSLTCEKLVKWVKSPGKKQEKQKKETKFAVVPYIHRLSHGLKNVANRYDVNTVFSAPRKLASMCPLINRRLEQEGKKRKDDLRG